CACCTCGTGCTGGCGCGCCTGCCCGACGCGCCGGCCGGGACGCGCGGCATCAGCCTGTTCCTGGTGCCGAAGTTCCTGCCCAACGAGGACGGCGGCGTCGGTCCGCGCAATGGCGTCGCCTGCGGCTCCATCGAGCACAAGATGGGCATCAAGGCGTCGGCGACCTGCGTCATGAACTTCGAGGACGCCACCGGCTGGCTGGTCGGCGAGCCGCACAAGGGCATGCGGGCGATGTTCGTGATGATGAACGCGGCGCGCCTCGCGGTGGGCATCCAGGGGCTGGGGGTGGCCGAGGTCAGCTACCAGAACGCGGTGGCCTACGCGAAGGAGCGGCTCCAGGGCCGTTCGCTGAAGGGCACGGCGCACCCGGACAAGCCCGCCGACCCGATCATCGTGCATCCCGACGTGCGGCGGAACCTGCTGACCGCCCGCGCCTACACCGAGGGCGCGCGCGCTCTGGGCGCCCTGGTCGGCTACAAGCTGGACGTGGCGGAAAAGCACGCGGACGAGAAGACGCGCAAGGAGGCGGACGAGTTCGTCCAGCTGATGACGCCGATCGTCAAGGCGCTGTTCACCGACATCGGATTCGAGTCGGCCAACATCGCGGTTCAGGTGCATGGTGGGCACGGCTTCATCTGGGAAACCGGCGTCGAGCAGTATGTCCGCGACGCCCGCATCTGCCAGATCTACGAAGGCACCAACGGCATCCAGGCGCTGGACCTCGTGGGGCGCAAGCTGCCGCAGGACATGGGCCGGCTGCTGCGCCGCTTCTTCCACCCCGTCGGCGCCGAGATCGAGGCCGACATGGAGACGGAGGAACTGGCCGAATTCGTTCTGCCGCTGGCCAAGGCCTTCGCCAAGCTCCAGCAGGCGACCGCCATCGTCGCTCAGAAGGGGATGAAGGACCCGGAGGAGGCGGGGGCCGCCGCCACCGACTATCTGCGGCTGTTCGGTCTGGTGGCGCTCGGCTGGATGTGGCTGAGGATGGTCAAGGCCGCCCAGGCCAAATTGGCGGCGGGGGAGGGCAACGCGGCCTTCCTTGAGGCCAAGATCAGGACGGCCCGATTCTACACGGCGAAGCTGTTGCCGCAGACCAACGCGCTGTTCATCACCATCATGGCCGGGTCCAAGCCCCTGATGGAGATGGACGAGGCCGCCTTCTGAGGATCAGCCTTACGGAGTCTATGCCTTTGGGCCGGGATCGGTGTATCCTTCACCGGTTCCGGCCTTTTCGTTTCGAGAGATGCGAAAGATAGAAAGTACGAAAACGACGGTTCTTTCTGATGAGCAAGCCTATGGCTTGATACATTCGTGCTCACTTTCGTCATGTGTGAACGATGCGCGAAATGGATATTGCTGTAGCGCAGCAATGCCATTGCTCGGAGCCTTCAATGGGACAAAAGTTAAATTCGGGTTGTCCAACCCCACCGAATCGTGGTACGTCTGATGTGACATTACCCTGCATAAGGACTTTCTATACCTTTTGGAATTGGGTCATATGATGCTTGAAAATGACCTGCATTTTTTCCGAAACTGAAGGTCGGAACACTGGCCTTGTGTCAGGGCTGTACGTTCGGACCATTGAAAGCACTGAGTACGGGGGCACCACCAGATGAAAATCCTGATCGGAGACGACCATGTGCTTTTCCGGGAGGGATTGCGCAGGCTGCTGGAGCAGCTGAAGGAGGGTGCCAGCTTTGAGGAAGCCAGCAATTTTGATGAGCTTCTGGAAAAGGCTGGCAAGGGCGAGACTTACGACCTCGTCCTGACCGATCTGCGCATGCCCGGTTGGCCCGGCTTCTCCGGCATCCAAGACCTGCGGGGAAAGCAGCCCGACTCCAAGGTCGTGGTCGTGTCGGCGTCCGAAGCGCATCACGACGTCCGCGACGCGCTGGAGCATGGCGCCGCAGGCTACATCCCGAAATCCTCCAGCGTGAAGATCATGCTCAGCGCGCTGGATCTCATCTTCTCCGGCGGCGTCTACGTGCCGCCGACCGTGCTGCGCGAATCCGGGGAGGCCGAGGTGCGCGTCGGCGCCATCCCGCCCAGCGACCCGCAGCTCGACCATCTGCTGACCCAGCGTCAGCGCGAGGTTCTGGACCGCCTGCGCGAAGGCAAGTCCAACAAGCAGATCGCTCACGAACTGGGCCTGTCCGAAGGCACGGTGAAGATCCACATGACGGCGATCTTCAAGTCGCTGGGTGTGCGCAACCGCACCCAGGCCGCCATGGCCTTCCCGCAGTCGCACTCGGCCTGATCAAACGGGCCTCACCGCCCGACCGTCCCATCATTGAAAACGCCCGCGGAATCGTCCGCGGGCGTTTTCGTTTGCAGGGCGGTGGGGTGGGGCTCAGCCCATCCCGGCGACGTAGCCGCGCAGGGACTCGACCTCCAGTTCCGCGTCGTCCAGCCGTGCCTTCACGATGTCGCCGATGCTGACCAGCCCGACGAGTTCGCCGTCCTCCAGGATCGGCAGATGACGGATGCGGCGCTGGGTCATGACGCCCATGATCTGGGACACCGTGTCGGACGGGCTTCCGGTGACGAGGTCGCGGGTCATCAGGTCGCCGACGGGCCGCTCCAGGGCGGCGGCTCCATCCGCGGCCACGGCGCGGACAATGTCGCGTTCCGACAGGATTCCGGCGGGCCGGCCGTCGTCCTTCATCACCAGGACGGCACCGATTTTGTGATGGGCGAGCTTGCGGGCGACCGCGTCGATCCGGTCGTCCGGACTGGCGGTGATGATCTCCGTGCCCTTCCTTTTCAAGACGGCGGCAATGTGCATGGTTGTGCTTCCTCCCGCGCGGATTCACGAAAGGGAATGCTCACCCACTGTCGCCTCTCTAGGAAGTCGCAAAAAGGAACAGGCCGGATACTCCTTTCGGAGTAGCCGGCCTGAAACTCAGCTTTCGCAGGGCTTCCCGTAGGAGGCCCCGGAGTTGCCGATTAGAAGCGGTAGCCGATGCCCAGGCCGACCAGCCACGGGTCGATCTTGACGTCCGAACGGACGGTGGTGCCCAGGTTGGTCTGCGCCGTGACGTCGGTCTTCAGGAAGATCTTCTTCACGTCGAGGTTCAGCGACCAGTTGCCGGTCAGGGCGACGTCCACACCGGCCTGCAGAGCCCAGCCGAAGCGGTTCTCGTAGTCGGTGTCAACGATGCGCAGGCCGATGCCGTTCGCCTTGTTGGCGGCGTCCTCGCGGTAGAACAGGGTGTAGTTGACGCCGGCGCCGACATACGGGCTGACGCGCTCCTTCGGGAAGAAGTGGTACTGCGCGGTCAGGGTCGGCGGCAGCAGCGAAACCTTGCCCACATCCACGGAGCCGCCCAGACCCGGCAGGATCGAGCCCTTGACGGTGTGGCGGCTGGTGCCGGCGATCAGCTCGAGAGCGATGTTGTCCGTGACGAAGTAGGAGAAGTCGAGTTCCGGGATGTAGTCGTTGTTGATCCGCGGCTCGCCGATGTTGGTGGCGCCCTGGTGGATCAGGTCGCCCGACTCCTGCGGGATCACGGCCAGGGCGCGCGCGCGCACCAGGATGTCACCGGCGGACTTGCCCTTGAAATCCTGGGCCAGCGACGGGGAGGAAACGGCGGCAAGAGCCGTGGTCGCCAGCAGGGCGGCGGCGGCGCGCTTCAGGAAAGTCATGGGATTCGCTCCAGGGCAGAATTAGCTGATGTCGTTTTTTTGGCTTGATGCCTGGAGATGTATTACCAGAGTTTTTGTGGGGTTGCTATGCCGCCTCAACCAAAACGTCATAGTGAGGCGGCTTTGCAACAGCGACGAGTTGTCGCATGGACTGGAACTCTTAACGCGCTGGGGCCATGGCGGGTTGTGGTGACTGTGAAGGGACTTGCGCCAGGCAGTTTTGTACGATCGCGTAGCATTGGCCGAGTCGGCTGCCGCCGCTGGACGACCCGCCATAGACAATGCGTTCCACCACGCCATTGTGCAGGGTGAAGGTCGCCTCGCAGTCGACGCTGGTCACGTCGGAGCCGTAGCCGCCCCAGCCGCCGTAGGGGTAGCCCCAGTAGCCGCCGTAGCCGCCCCAGGACGGGTAGGAAATCAGGCGGTTGCTGCGGTAGGTGAAGAATTCCCGGTCCCCGGCGGCGGCCTGCCGTTCCGGAACCCCGGCGCAGGACAGCAGCGTCTGCTTCGGCATGCCGATCAGCGCGTTCTGCGCGACCATCGCCTGATCGGCGGCCGGGTTGGCGCAGCCGCCCAGAAGGCCGCCAACCAGAAGACCGCCGGCCAGAAGAACCGCACCGAAACCGCTTTCCGTCATCGTCCCGCGCATCGCCGTGTCTCCCGTCAGGGGCGCCGCAGCCGGGCCGACGCCAGATCCTCCACACGCACACCGAGCGCCGCGACCTCCGGCGGCAGGCCGCATCCGGTCGCCAGCGCCGCGGCGGTGCGGCCCATGGCCGGCGCCGTCTGGATGCCGTAGCCGCCCTGGCCGGCCAGCCAGAAGAAGCCGTCCGCGGACTCGTCGTAGCCCACCACCATCACCTTGTCGGCGACGAAGCTGCGCAGGCCCGCCCATTTGTGCGTGATCCGTCGAACGGAGAAGCGGACCGCCTGTTCCATGCGGTCGATGGCGACGGCGATGTCCAACTCCTCCGGTTGCACGTCGCAGGGCTCCACCGGCGTCTCGTCGGCGGGGGAGAGCAGCAGCCGGCCCGATTCCGGCTTCATGTAGAACTGTTCGTCCACATCGATGGTCATCGGCCAGCCGGCGAGTCCCGCCGCGTCCGCCGGGTCGGCGAACACCGGATCAAAGGTGAGGGCGGTGCGCCGCTTCGGCACCAGCCCGACGGGGCGCACCCCGGCCATGCCCGCCAGACCATCGGCCCAGGCGCCCGCCGCGTTGACCAGCACCGGGGCGGCGAAGGCGCCCGCCGGGGTGGCGGCGATCCACAGTCCGTCGCGCCGCTCCAGAGCGGTCACCCCGGCGTCGGTGACCAGCCGGCCGCCGCGCGCCTTCAGCCCGCGCAGGTAGCCGCCGTGGATGGCGTGGACGTCCATGTCCATGGCCTCCGGCTCCCACACCGCGCCGTCCACGTAATCCGGGTTCAGGAAGGGCGCGCGGGCCAGCGTCTCGGCGCGGCCGAGGCGCTCGACGGTCGGGGTCAGACGGCGCCCTTCGGCAAAGTCGCGGTCGAGCGCCGCGGTCTGGTCGCCCCGCCCGATCAGCAGGACGCCGCGCGGCGTGAGAAGCGGATGCTCCGAAAAGCCTTCCGGCGGGTTGGTGTAGAAATCCCAGCTCGCCACCGTCAGCGCGCGGACCACCGGATGCCCGTAGGTCTGGGTGTAGAGCGCCGCCGAGCGGCCGGTGGAGTGGTAGCCGGGCTGGC
This genomic stretch from Azospirillum sp. TSH58 harbors:
- a CDS encoding OmpW family protein yields the protein MTFLKRAAAALLATTALAAVSSPSLAQDFKGKSAGDILVRARALAVIPQESGDLIHQGATNIGEPRINNDYIPELDFSYFVTDNIALELIAGTSRHTVKGSILPGLGGSVDVGKVSLLPPTLTAQYHFFPKERVSPYVGAGVNYTLFYREDAANKANGIGLRIVDTDYENRFGWALQAGVDVALTGNWSLNLDVKKIFLKTDVTAQTNLGTTVRSDVKIDPWLVGLGIGYRF
- a CDS encoding CBS domain-containing protein; translation: MHIAAVLKRKGTEIITASPDDRIDAVARKLAHHKIGAVLVMKDDGRPAGILSERDIVRAVAADGAAALERPVGDLMTRDLVTGSPSDTVSQIMGVMTQRRIRHLPILEDGELVGLVSIGDIVKARLDDAELEVESLRGYVAGMG
- a CDS encoding acyl-CoA dehydrogenase C-terminal domain-containing protein — its product is MPIYKAPLEDVRFVLDEIVGAGKLAELPGYEDATPDLIAQVLEEGAKLCEEVLFPLNQSGDGEGCSFENGVVRTPKGFKEAYATYIEAGWQGLSCDPAYGGQGLPKLVNTMLEEFICSANLSFGMYPGLSLGAYNALSTYGSDPLKQRFLGRLVDGTWAGTMCLTEPHCGTDLGLIRTKAVPQEDGSHRITGTKIFISAGEHDLTENILHLVLARLPDAPAGTRGISLFLVPKFLPNEDGGVGPRNGVACGSIEHKMGIKASATCVMNFEDATGWLVGEPHKGMRAMFVMMNAARLAVGIQGLGVAEVSYQNAVAYAKERLQGRSLKGTAHPDKPADPIIVHPDVRRNLLTARAYTEGARALGALVGYKLDVAEKHADEKTRKEADEFVQLMTPIVKALFTDIGFESANIAVQVHGGHGFIWETGVEQYVRDARICQIYEGTNGIQALDLVGRKLPQDMGRLLRRFFHPVGAEIEADMETEELAEFVLPLAKAFAKLQQATAIVAQKGMKDPEEAGAAATDYLRLFGLVALGWMWLRMVKAAQAKLAAGEGNAAFLEAKIRTARFYTAKLLPQTNALFITIMAGSKPLMEMDEAAF
- a CDS encoding FAD-binding oxidoreductase encodes the protein MERVDFLIVGGGMAGASAAYELAAHGSVIVLERESQPGYHSTGRSAALYTQTYGHPVVRALTVASWDFYTNPPEGFSEHPLLTPRGVLLIGRGDQTAALDRDFAEGRRLTPTVERLGRAETLARAPFLNPDYVDGAVWEPEAMDMDVHAIHGGYLRGLKARGGRLVTDAGVTALERRDGLWIAATPAGAFAAPVLVNAAGAWADGLAGMAGVRPVGLVPKRRTALTFDPVFADPADAAGLAGWPMTIDVDEQFYMKPESGRLLLSPADETPVEPCDVQPEELDIAVAIDRMEQAVRFSVRRITHKWAGLRSFVADKVMVVGYDESADGFFWLAGQGGYGIQTAPAMGRTAAALATGCGLPPEVAALGVRVEDLASARLRRP
- a CDS encoding response regulator transcription factor; this translates as MKILIGDDHVLFREGLRRLLEQLKEGASFEEASNFDELLEKAGKGETYDLVLTDLRMPGWPGFSGIQDLRGKQPDSKVVVVSASEAHHDVRDALEHGAAGYIPKSSSVKIMLSALDLIFSGGVYVPPTVLRESGEAEVRVGAIPPSDPQLDHLLTQRQREVLDRLREGKSNKQIAHELGLSEGTVKIHMTAIFKSLGVRNRTQAAMAFPQSHSA